The Cloeon dipterum chromosome 3, ieCloDipt1.1, whole genome shotgun sequence genome includes a region encoding these proteins:
- the Ttc30 gene encoding intraflagellar transport protein 70A, with the protein MYQTNFGIHNIKDGEYTQTIYTMIKEQRYAEAIQVLNRIIISHPNSRAALSLLAYCHYATQDFASSAHFYDTLTQICPDDAQYKLHHAQALYQACMYEDALRVTSQIENPDLQLQVTKLRAAIKYGEEDLAGAKGLVDSCPSDDPDTDINLGCLLFKEGRYDDALQKFTQALQVIGFDAHLSYNAALCHFKLKEYTVAQKYIANIIERGIRDHPELSVGMATEGIEVRSVGNTLTLHDTALVEAFNLKAAIEYQLKNFEAAQEALTDMPPRSEEELDAVTLHNQALMNIEAKTTEGFEKLQFLLQQNPFPPETFGNLLLLYCKYEYFDLAADVLAENAHLTYKYLTPYLFDFLDALIMQQTSPEDAYNKFDELASKHTETLRKLTKQVQEARQSQDDEMVKKAVTDYEDVLERYVPVLMAQAKIYWDMENYQQVEKIFRKSVEFCNDNDTWKLNVAHVLFMQENKFKEATGFYEPIVKKHYDKILNVSAIVLANLCVSYIMTSQNEEAEELMRKIEKEEEQLAYEDPDKKVFHLCIVNLVIGTLYCAKGNYEFGISRIIRSLEPFHKKLGVDTWFYAKRCFLSLIENLAKQVIVAKDSFLEECVQFLEQCEAYGENVKTIVDQPIEDIQINWGQKTVAFEARHLKSLLLRLQMY; encoded by the exons ATgtatcaaacaaattttgggaTTCACAATATAAAGGATGGAGAGTACACGCAAACAATTTACACCATG ATCAAAGAGCAGCGATACGCTGAGGCGATTCAAGTGCTGAACAGGATCATCATTTCTCATCCAAAT TCAAGAGCAGCACTTTCCCTGCTTGCATATTGCCATTACGCTACTCAGGACTTCGCCAGTTCTGCTCACTTCTACGACACCCTGACTCAAATTTGCCCTGACGATGCGCAGTACAAGTTGCATCACGCGCAGGCCCTTTACCAAGCGTGCATGTACGAGGACGCCCTGCGGGTCACGTCGCAGATCGAAAATCCCGACTTGCAGCTCCAGGTGACCAAGCTCAGGGCAGCGATTAAGTACGGCGAGGAAGACCTGGCTGGAGCAAAAGGACTGGTCGACAGCTGCCCTTCGGATGATCCTGACACAGATATCAACCTTGGCTGCCTACTTTTCAAG gaagGGCGCTACGATGATGCTCTGCAGAAGTTCACTCAGGCGCTGCAGGTAATTGGTTTTGACGCTCATCTTTCATACAACGCAGCGCTCTgtcatttcaaattgaaagaaTACACTGTTGCCCAAAAATATATTG CAAATATCATTGAGCGAGGTATAAGAGACCATCCTGAGCTTAGTGTTGGAATGGCTACCGAAGGCATTGAGGTCAGGAGTGTAGGCAACACCCTGACCCTTCACGACACCGCCCTTGTTGAAGCGTTTAACTTGAAGGCGGCTATCGAGtatcaactgaaaaatt ttgAGGCCGCCCAAGAGGCTCTGACTGACATGCCGCCACGCTCTGAGGAGGAGTTGGACGCTGTCACCCTGCATAATCAAGCTCTCATGAATATCGAAGCAAAAACGACGGAAGGGTTCGAAAAGCTGCAGTTTCTACTCCAGCAAAACCCGTTTCCGCCTGAAACCTTTGGCAACTTGCTTCTCCTCTACTGCAAATACGAATACTTTGATCTCGCTGCGGACGTGCTTGCTGAAAATGCTCATTTGACTTACAAATATCTTACGCCG tacttgtttgattttttagacGCATTAATCATGCAGCAAACTTCCCCTGAAGATGCTTACAATAAGTTTGACGAGCTTGCGTCTAAACACACCGAAACGCTTAGAAAACTTACAAAGCAAGTGCAAGAAGCTAGACAGAGCCAAGATGATGAAATGGTAAAAAAGGCAGTTACTGATTATGAAGACGTCCTGGAAAG ATATGTTCCAGTGCTCATGGCTCAAGCGAAAATTTACTGGGACATGGAAAACTACCAGcaagtggaaaaaatattccgcAAGTCAGTCGAGTTCTGCAATGACAATGATACTTGGAAGTTAAACGTGGCGCACGTCCTCTTtatgcaggaaaataaattcaaggaaGCGACCGGGTTCTATGAGCCAATCGTCAAAAAACACTACGATAAA attttgaacGTCAGCGCTATTGTACTTGCAAATTTGTGCGTCTCCTACATCATGACCTCTCAAAATGAGGAGGCTGAAGAATTAATGAGGAAAATCGAAAAAGAAGAGGAGCAACTCGCCTACGAGGATCCAGACAAGAAAGTTTTTCACCTCTGCATTGTCAATTTGGTCATTGG cacgCTGTACTGCGCCAAAGGGAATTACGAGTTTGGAATATCAAGAATCATAAGAAGCTTGGAGCCGTTCCACAAGAAATTAGGCGTAGACACTTG GTTTTATGCCAAACGCTGCTTTTTGTCCCTAATCGAAAACTTGGCTAAGCAAGTTATTGTTGCGAAAGACTCGTTCTTAGAAGAGTGCGTCCAATTTTTGGAACAGTGTGAAG CCTAcggtgaaaatgtaaaaacgaTCGTGGATCAGCCAATTGAAGATATTCAGATCAACTGGGGACAGAAAACTGTTGCTTTTGAAGCGCGACATTTGAAATCCTTATTGCTGCGACTTCAAATgtattga
- the Nup133 gene encoding nuclear pore complex protein Nup133 — translation MDVSSTKLLNLSFSTNISMGPRTPRSGARRSVLGLPTASRSTRGSVSGRSTQSAMVICRTPYHVVESYGSPLPVMVTEAVAYADRHSTVSVRLSKSGWAWLVCGRRLLVWQYRQDGQSKWASVSQCRELTLPPSDLAHRAELVTVFTHKKASVPSCIAVTPEGAVRYWASVAHEGSWIEENADLLGQECESLSGITAVGCVLATTTSTLCLLSPVTINGRQSIACRTLRSSQGWLGGISRRMSSIIWGSMPAAQTSETRLVKVLTQTNGDSECKLLVLAGLSLQKWVLCNKETERLIFEFDMSRLLRNSFANDDWEQNNTNAQDLSIWLLDMAKMETGVLILAAAANLTVSPQIHYAAVLVASDNDRAPDSFQMFCPFIKVTGVHQGEETECEDLNYRFVVYGNSAFIYNKKAIIAVPVTINETSSDMDRLDFPSAPGDAILTGNVYRTTPVFYSKIHGVISVTDTDVSPMDVMNASMYSESPSERILYSNQMPSAQSSFQHESFREHTFTDGGMPNEDITPEADCVTKLKQAFVLHNRREMALCKEVLDSVLPKEVERGVEVDAPLDLVIVRVSKDIINDMPASDPRWSETSSGAIFGTSSSLQVQQQLQGKQQTLELYINFLKSVNIWNKLSAVTARGVVIATSLALQEHAEKVAAALTLRSLHSSHAELLDKAIKATLSARNARSSSASLTQIDLFFREVSEVHEILITLGQWSREIVHSNKTPSEVVAALQEVNHIFLETLQEVADFRKHHRSMFSSESMFCSDMIEYLPWTASPHDEGLRVVLTELLSRNFQYAARQCSGDQMIYSTLCVELMNLADLLLEGYISHLESLKGSEKYDLLVHQYEIQRRKIIQPFVDESMTEQAMKLAEKYLDFHTLVHICDSMGNDERLENYMQKFADEGFSEFLFGWYMKEGKQDKLMNLFGGSVRPMQHQQALVGFLSQHPHLAWLQAVRTGNYAAASSTLFQLAQEQTERLARKKTMLSLAKLSSLAMEESEHKIEEHVKPIDDALNLCEIQETLPQSIYDFLNQEVDNISVLPPSQMVKLYVSEENTNANGFDFKKAIDLLHYVPDEAERDDLLEYIWCQAALRNDWENVNLDYPMETCKSLTFCQLFDLLNMSGDLDLILPLDRLLSSSKLGPLSESKSFKYVVQYFYEHVSTTTECM, via the exons ATGGACGTCAGTTCTACAAAGTTGCTGAACCTTTCGTTCTCGACAAACATTTCGATGGGACCAAGAACGCCGCGATCTGGCGCGAGACGATCTGTGCTTGGCCTTCCCACTGCAAGCCGATCTAC GCGAGGCAGCGTGTCCGGAAGGTCTACCCAGTCTGCAATGGTCATCTGCAGGACACCGTACCACGTCGTTGAAAGCTATGGATCACCCTTGCCGGTTATGGTCACAGAGGCCGTCGCTTACGCTGATC GACATTCAACAGTCAGCGTGCGTCTCAGCAAATCAGGATGGGCCTGGCTGGTGTGCGGCCGCAGGCTGCTGGTTTGGCAGTACAGGCAAGATGGGCAGTCCAAGTGGGCCTCCGTGAGTCAGTGCCGAGAACTGACACTGCCGCCAAGCGACCTCGCGCACAGGGCTGAGCTGGTCACTGTGTTCACCCATAAAAAGGCGTCTGTGCCGTCCTGCATCGCAGTTACCCCTGAGGGTGCCGTTCGGTACTGGGCTAGTGTTGCTCATGAGGGATCGTGGATCGAAGAAAATGCGGATCTGCTC ggCCAAGAGTGCGAATCACTGAGTGGAATCACTGCCGTTGGCTGCGTTTTGGCCACCACAACCTCAACCCTCTGTCTCTTGTCTCCAGTCACAATCAACGGCCGCCAGTCAATCGCTTGCAGAACCCTTCGTTCTTCGCAAGGCTGGCTGGGAGGCATTAGCCGCCGCATGTCTTCAATAATCTGGGGCTCCATGCCAGCAGCACAAACTTCAGAGAcg CGCCTTGTTAAAGTCCTGACCCAGACCAATGGTGACTCTGAGTGCAAGCTGCTGGTGCTGGCGGGACTGAGTTTGCAAAAATGGGTTCTCTGCAACAAAGAGACGGAGCGACTCATTTTTGAGTTTGACATGAGCAGACTCTTGAGGAATAGTTTTGCCAATGATGATTGG GAACAAAACAATACTAATGCCCAGGATTTGAGCATCTGGCTCCTTGATATGGCGAAAATGGAAACCGGAGTCCTCATTCTGGCTGCTGCGGCCAACTTGACCGTATCACCTCAGATTCACTATGCAgcag TTTTGGTTGCATCTGACAATGACAGGGCACCAGATTCGTTCCAAATGTTCTGCCCATTTATTAAGGTGACTGGTGTTCACCAAGGGGAAGAAACAGAATGTGAAGACTTGAACTACCGCTTTGTAGTCTATGGAAATTCTGCATTCATTTACAACAAGAAGGCAATCATAGCTGTCCCAG TCACAATCAATGAAACCAGTTCTGACATGGACAGACTTGACTTTCCAAGCGCTCCAGGCGATGCCATTTTAACTGGAAATGTGTACAGAACCACTCCTGTATTCTACTCTAAAATACACGGCGTGATTTCTGTAACCGACACTGATGTCTCACCAATGGATGTGATGAATGC GTCCATGTACAGTGAATCTCCATCAGAGCGAATCCTGTACTCAAATCAGATGCCATCAGCGCAGTCTTCCTTTCAGCATGAATCTTTCAGGGAACACACCTTCACAGATGGAGGAATGCCCAATGAAGACATAACACCTGAAGCAGATTGTGTCACTAAACTGAAGCAGGCATTTGTTTTGCACAATAGGAGAGAAATG gCTCTGTGCAAGGAAGTTTTAGACTCGGTCTTGCCGAAAGAGGTCGAAAGGGGAGTTGAGGTTGATGCTCCACTCGATCTTGTCATTGTCAGAGTCAGCAAGGACATAATAAATGACATGCCGGCCTCTGACCCTCGTTGGTCTGAAACTAGCAGTG GAGCTATATTTGGCACTTCAAGCTCCCTTCAAGTCCAGCAGCAGTTGCAAGGAAAGCAGCAGACGTTGGAGCTGTACATCAACTTCCTCAAATCTGTCAACATTTGGAATAAACTGTCTGCTGTCACTGCGAGAGGAGTTGTGATTGCGACATCGCTTGCCTTGCAAGAGCATGCTGAGAAAGTAGCGGCTGCCCTGACCCTGAGGTCGCTCCACTCCTCGCACGCTGAGCTTCTGGACAAGGCCATCAAAGCCACTCTCTCTGCCAGGAACGCAAGGTCTAGCTCCGCTTCACTGACCCAAATAGACTTGTTCTTCAGAGAG GTATCTGAGGTGCACGAGATTTTGATTACTCTGGGACAGTGGAGTCGGGAAATTGTGCACAGTAACAAGACGCCATCAGAAGTTGTTGCTGCACTCCAAGAAGTCAACCATATTTTCCTG GAAACTCTCCAAGAGGTTGCAGACTTCCGTAAACACCACCGCAGCATGTTCAGTTCTGAATCAATGTTCTGCTCTGATATGATCGAGTATCTCCCATGGACCGCGTCGCCTCACGATGAAGGCTTGCGGGTTGTTCTTACCGAATTG CTGTCGAGGAACTTCCAATACGCCGCTCGTCAATGCTCTGGAGACCAAATGATATACTCTACTCTGTGCGTTGAGCTGATGAATTTGGCTGATCTTTTGCTTGAGGGTTACATTTCTCATTTGGAGAGCTTGAAAGGCAGTGAGAAATATGATCTGCTTGTCCACCAGTACGAAATCCAGCGACGCAAGATTATTCAACCATTTG TTGATGAATCGATGACCGAGCAGGCCATGAAACTTGCTGAAAAATACCTTGACTTCCACACACTTGTACACATATGCGACTCAATGGGCAACGATGAAAGGCTAGAAAATTACATGCAGAAATTCGCTGATGAG GGATTTTCCGAGTTTTTATTCGGCTGGTACATGAAGGAGGGCAAACAAGACAAGCTAATGAACCTCTTTGGAGGAAGCGTGCGGCCAATGCAGCATCAGCAAGCGCTAGTCGGCTTCCTCTCGCAGCATCCACATCTGGCTTGGCTGCAGGCAGTGAGGACTGGAAATTACGCTGCCGCCAGCTCCACGCTCTTTCAACTGGCCCAAGAGCAAACTGAGAGGCTGGCTAGGAAGAAG ACAATGCTGTCCCTTGCCAAATTATCTTCATTGGCGATGGAAGAGTCAGAGCACAAGATAGAAGAACATGTTAAGCCGATTGATGATGCTCTAAATTTATGTGAAATCCAGGAGACTTTGCCGCAGAGTATATACGACTTCCTAAACCAAGAAGTGGACAACATCAGTGTTTTGCCTCCTTCTCAGATGGTTAAG cTCTACGTCAGCGAGGAAAATACGAACGCAAATGGATTTGATTTCAAGAAGGCCATAGACTTGCTTCACTATGTTCCGGATGAAGCGGAACGAGATGACTTGCTGGAGTATATTTGGTGCCAAGCTGCCCTCAGAAATGACTGGGAAAACGTCAACCTTGATTATCCAATGGAGACTTGCAAGAGCCTGACTTTTTGTCAGTTGTTTGACCTTCTTAACATGTCTG GTGATCTGGACCTGATTCTGCCCCTTGATAGATTGCTCTCCAGCAGCAAACTCGGCCCTCTGTCTGAGAGCAAATCTTTCAAGTAtgttgttcaatatttttatgaacatGTGTCCACAACTACTGAATGCATGTAA
- the LOC135938312 gene encoding small ribosomal subunit protein uS7, producing METEEAVYTEENQAVALPATAELPEIRLYGRWSCDDVQVSDMSLQDYIAVKEKNAKYLPHSAGRYAAKRFRKAQCPIVERLTNSLMMHGRNNGKKLMSVRIVKHAFEIMHLLTGENPLQILVTAIINSGPREDSTRIGRAGTVRRQAVDVSPLRRVNQAIWLLCTGAREAAFRNIKTIAECLADELINAAKGSSNSYAIKKKDELERVAKSNR from the exons ATGGAGACAGAGGAAGCCGTTTATACGGAGGAGAACCAGGCGGTGGCCCTGCCAGCAACTGCAGAGCTGCCGGAAATTAGGCTTTACGGCAGGTGGTCCTGCGATGATGTCCAGGTTTCGGACATGTCTCTGCAG GACTACATCGCGGTTAAGGAGAAGAATGCGAAGTACTTGCCGCATTCAGCAGGTCGCTATGCCGCCAAGCGGTTTAGGAAGGCCCAGTGCCCAATAGTAGAGAGACTAACAAACTCTCTCATGATGCATGGCCGTAACAACGGCAAGAAGTTGATGTCCGTGCGAATTGTGAAGCACGCATTTGAGATTATGCATCTTTTGACCGGCGAGAATCCCCTTCAGATTCTCGTCACAGCCATAATCAATTCTGGGCCTCGAGAAGATTCAACTCGAATTGGCCGTGCCGGAACTGTCCGGAGGCAAGCTGTTGACGTGTCTCCCCTTCGACGCGTCAACCAg GCCATCTGGCTGTTGTGCACAGGAGCACGCGAAGCAGCATTTAGGAATATCAAGACTATTGCCGAATGCTTGGCAGATGAGCTGATCAACGCTGCGAAG GGGTCTTCAAACTCTTATGCCATTAAGAAGAAGGATGAGTTGGAGCGTGTCGCCAAGTCTAACCGAtaa
- the LOC135938311 gene encoding small ribosomal subunit protein uS7-like, whose amino-acid sequence MDVVEADYTEESQQAVADQLPTAELPEIKLYGRWSCDDVQVSDMSLQDYIAVKEKNAKYLPHSAGRYAAKRFRKAQCPIVERLTNSLMMHGRNNGKKLMSVRIVKHAFEIMHLLTGENPLQILVTAIINSGPREDSTRIGRAGTVRRQAVDVSPLRRVNQAIWLLCTGAREAAFRNIKTIAECLADELINAAKGSSNSYAIKKKDELERVAKSNR is encoded by the exons ATGGACGTAGTCGAGGCCGACTATACTGAAGAGAGCCAGCAGGCGGTGGCGGACCAGCTACCAACTGCAGAACTGCCAGAAATAAAGCTGTACGGCAGGTGGTCCTGCGATGATGTCCAGGTGTCCGACATGTCCTTGCAG GACTACATCGCGGTTAAGGAGAAGAATGCGAAGTACTTGCCGCATTCAGCAGGTCGCTATGCCGCCAAGCGGTTTAGGAAGGCCCAGTGCCCAATAGTAGAGAGACTAACAAACTCTCTCATGATGCATGGCCGTAACAACGGCAAGAAGTTGATGTCCGTGCGAATTGTGAAGCACGCATTTGAGATTATGCATCTTTTGACCGGCGAGAATCCCCTTCAGATTCTCGTCACAGCCATAATCAATTCTGGGCCTCGAGAAGATTCAACTCGAATTGGCCGTGCCGGAACTGTCCGGAGGCAAGCTGTTGACGTGTCTCCCCTTCGACGCGTCAACCAG GCCATCTGGCTGTTGTGCACAGGAGCTCGTGAAGCGGCCTTCAGGAATATCAAGACCATTGCTGAATGCTTGGCGGACGAGCTGATCAACGCTGCCAAG ggTTCATCCAATTCTTATGCCATTAAGAAGAAGGACGAACTGGAGCGTGTTGCCAAGTCTAACCGTTAA